AGAAAAGGTCTTTCTTGATGCTGGCCGGGAACGTATACGAAGAACTCCGCTGGCGCGGGCTTATTCACCAATGTACCGACGAGGAGACGCTCCCCAAATTGCTCGCCGAGCGACCGCGCACCGTCTATGCGGGCTTCGATCCCACTGCCGATAGCCTCCATGTGGGGCATCTCATGGCGATCATGGTCTTGCGGCGATTTCAGCAGGCGGGCCATCGTCCAATTGCCCTGGTCGGCGGAGCCACGGGAATGATTGGCGATCCCAGCGGCAAGTCGGAGGAACGCAAACTTCTGGCCCTCGACGAACTCCGCCACAATGTGGAAGCGGTGGCCCAGCAACTCCGGCGGTTCCTCGATTTTGATCGCCAGCCGAACGGGGCGCTTCTTCTCAACAACTACGATTGGATGTCGCGGTTCAGCTTCCTCGATTTTCTCCGCGAGGTGGGAAAGCACGTTCCCGTCAATGTGATGCTCACCAAGGATTCGGTGAAAGCCCGGCTCGAGAGGAGTGACTCCGGCCTCAGTTACACCGAGTTCAGCTACATGCTGCTCCAGGCGTACGACTTCGTGTATCTCTATCAGAATTACGGGTGCGAAATCCAGGTCGGCGGGAGCGACCAGTGGGGAAATATCACCGCGGGGATCGATCTGGCCCGACGCCTGCTTGGCGTCCAGCTCTATGGGCTGACGTGCCCGCTGCTCACCAAGAGTGACGGAACCAAGATGGGAAAGACGGAGAGTGGGGCCCTCTGGCTGGACCCGCGCAAAACGTCACCCTATCAGTTCTATCAGTACTGGATCAATCTCGAAGACGACGTGGTGGAAAAGTGCCTCAAGTATTTCACCGACCTTCCCCGCGAAGAAATCGAAGCGGTGGTCGGGGAGCATCTGGCACAGCCGGAAAAACGACTCGGGCAGCGGCGGCTCGCTCAGGAATTGACTCGGCTGGTCCATGGTGAAGAAGGTCTGGCCGCCGCTGAGCGAGCGACGGCCATTCTTTTCGGTGGGGAAATTGATCGCCTGACCGATCGGGAACTGGGCGAAATTTTTCATGATGTCCCCAGTCATGCGGTGAGCCGGGAACGGCTCAACGGGGAAGGCCTGCCGCTCGTGGAAGCCCTCTGTCTGGCTGGGCTCGCCAAGAGCAAAAGTGAAGCCCGACGCATCATTCAGCAGGGCGGTGCCTATGTGAATAACCGGCGGGTGCTTGACCCTGACGCACGCCTCACCCCGTCCGATCTGGCGAGCGAGACCACGATTGTGCTCCGCACCGGCAAAAAACACTACGGCCTATTGCGATTTGAGGGCTAATTCCCCGGCTCATTCGGTTTTTGTCGGCCCGACGCGATAGATCACGTAATCGTTGTCCGGTCGGCAAAACACGGGCTCGAAGTTCAACGGGGGAGTTCGCTGGGTGAGAATGTACTCAAACTGGTACTTCTGCGCCAGATCGCTCAATCTGGCCTCGCCCAAATCGGTGGCATTTCGCGCCCACCACTCACCGCGGATGGGATCGTTGATGAGGTAAATATCCTTGAGTTTTGCCCACCAGGCGACGATAGACCCAGCGTCTTGGGGAATTTCTTTCCAGGTGACCACTTCGCTTCGATTGGCATACCATTTGAACGTGCTCTTGGTGAGTGGGGTGAGGAATCGGGCATCCGCGGGGGTGTTGGCAGAGATCCACTGACAGACTTCCCGCCATTGCCGAAATTCCCGGCGAGCGATGGGGTCCTCCTGCCAGATAGACCACCAAAGGGCGGTTTGCCCACTCTGCCAGGTACTCCACATGACGTCTGTCCATTCCGTTCGAGGCAGGGTGGCCTGCGTGCGGACCGGCACATAGCTGCTCAGATGGAAGACACATCCCACAGTTCCCAGCGTGACCAGAGCCGCCCGAGAAGGGCCGGGGACGGCAATCCGATTGCTGGCCACCATTCCGATCCACAGGGCCGCTCCTAGCGGAACCGCGACGTCCGAAAGTCGGAACCAATAGTAGCGGAGCACTGCCGCTGCAAACTCGGGCCAGATAGTCACACTCCATGCAAGCATCCAACCACAGAGAGCGATGACCAGGCTTCCCAGAACAAACCGATGAATTCGTTGCCAGGCTTCCGTGCCCCGCCACCCATGCGATGCACCAAGAAACAGGCCGGTAAGAATGAGAAACCGTGTGGCGTCCTCAGGGCGAAAACATCCTGGCACGAGGTGATGGGCAAGACGCTCGAACGTGTAAATCCGATGGGCTTCGCGGAGAATCTCCGGCGGCACGTTCCACGTCAGGGCAAGTGAAGGAACAACACCCGGCAGTGCCAGAACCCCCGCTATCAGCACGGCAGGCAACAACATTTTCCAGTGCGGCTGTCGGCCGTTCATCAGCCATGCCACGAAAAGCGCCACAAGGGACCAGCCACCGACCAGAACATGGAAGGCAGTGGCCAGCCCCATCAGGATGAGGCTGGCCTTCCACTGTCCAGCAGCGAGCATGCCCAAACCGAACAAAACAACGGCATACGCAAAGCCCTTGGCCTCCACGCCCCCGATGACCCATTCTCCGGCCATGGCCATCCGTTCCTGAAAGGCCGCAAAAAGAATCGCGCCTAACACGAGCGACCATCCGCGTAGCCCCAGACACCTGCCCAGAAAGCACCAGCCGGCGGCAAGTAACGCCCAGGTGAGGACGCGTCCGGTCCAGGCCAGCACTGGCAACGGAAGAAAAAGCGACAACCAGCCAAACGTGAAATAAAACACCGCGTGCGCGTCGCCAGTAGCGAAGAAATCGTCCCGCGGACACCACTGAGGGTTCCAGAAGTGAACGGCTTTCCCGAGGTAGTACGGTTCGTTGACATCGGGGACCGGCCACGCTCCCTGCCATGCGAAGGCCACCAAAACCACGAGCCACTCCCCAATGCGAACCGGGAGCACCCTCAGTGACGGGCACGCGCTTGTGAGACTAAACCGTTCGAGAACCATGAACTCCTGAACAACTCGGTGGACCTGAGGCGAAAATCTGTTTGCCGTCGAACTTTCGCTGTCGCGAACGGACTTGGCGGAAAACAAGCGGATTATCGCCTTATCATACCACGTGGAAGGGGCACGGATCGGTCGGCATGAAGAAGGAATCGGCCCACCGAGCCTCGGCGGACCCGAGGTCGTGTTGCATCAGATAAGCCTGGAAAAAATGTGGATTGCCCATTTCGGCTGACGATCAAATGAATAAGCTGTGCCGCTCGGAGGGCTTATGGGGATGAATCAAGGTGTATGAAAAGGGTGGGTTGTAACCAATAAGTGGACTCCGAGGCATCATAATGGTGTCCGAAACTTGCTGGTCGCATTCTGACGTGGTGCTCATTTTGTGCGCGGGTGATGGGGTTCGGTGGAACAACTATTTGGGCGTTCCCAAGCAACTGGCGCCCCTCGGTGGTGTGCCCGTTCTGCAACGTTCGACGCAACTGGTGCAGGAGCTAACCGAGTGTGTACCGGTGGTGGTCACTGCTGGCGAGAGGCTCGCGCAGCCGGCGACCCGGCTGTTTTGCCCGGCGCGACGCCGCTGGATTGTGGAAACCTTAGCCGCCACAGCGAATCTTTGGGGCCGAAGTACGATTGTCCTGCTGGGGGATGTTTTTTACTCCAGGGAGGCTATGCGAGGGATTTTCGAGTGTTCGGGAGACCTGATCTTTTTCGGCAGGACTGGCGCCAGTTTCCTTTCCGGCAAGCGTTATGGTGAGATCTTTGCCCTGAAATTTACTTCCTCCGCTGCCCCTTTTGTACTCCAGGGTCTTGAGCGTGTTATCCAGAAGGCGGAACGTGGAGGGCGGGGCAAACTTTGGGAATTGCTGGAGGATTTGCGAACCGCTGGCAGGACCGCCGTAGCGTTCCAGCATGTTGAAGATGAAACCGACGATTTTGACTGCCCAGAGGATTATCGGCGGATGGTCTGGCTCTATCGGGGTTTTGGATCGCAGAGCAAAGCCGTCCGGACAATGGCAAGGATCGTCGGCCTGTTATTATTCGGACCCCACGCGATCTGGCATCGTTGGAAACAGTGGAGAACCGATCGGCGACGAGCGGGCGAAAACCCTGACCTGGTGCCACGACCACGTCCCGTGCGGTTGGCTGGCTATCACCATCCCGGCGCGTTTTTGTCGGCACCCCAGTATGCGCCACTGGCCCATGAATAAAAAAAACTCGCCAGCGCGGCGATGGCGAACAGGAGGGCCCGCTTCTTCACGTGGGCACCGTGAACCCTGGCCTGCGTCATTCTGATTCCGGGGCCCGGCGGTGATCAGAGTCCACGCTGGTCAGAGTTACTTAAGTCGGCGACGGTTCCCTGCGGGCAAAGTATCGGCCCACCGTCAATCCATCGAAAACTCACGCTGGTCGAGTCTTTTTTCCCGTTCTTTTGTATCGCCCGTTAAAGGCTTTCTCTTGAGCAATTGCCATCCTAACCCACTCATCGACGCGCGGCAAGACACCCCTCCCCGGCAGGGGCCAGCGACAAACTGCTTGACTGGTTGGGGCCATTACAGCACAATAGTAAATGGTTAAGCTATTGGCGGTTCATGCGTTTTCCGAGTGGTTACGAAGAAGCGGTTTTGTGGTTTCCTGCTGTAGTGGAGGGTTTTGCCATGCGCCATCGTGCTTTCACACTGGTTGAATTACTTGTTGTCATTGCGATTATCGGGATTTTAATTGCTCTCTTACTGCCGGCGGTACAAGCTGCCCGGGAGGCTGCCAGGCGATCTCAGTGCACAAATAATTTGAAGCAGATTACCCTAGCGGCGCACAACTTCCACGACGTTTACAAGCGGTTGCCTTGCGGAACAAACGACCCCTTGTGGGTGAAGGGGTTCACAAGGTATGGAACGACCACCCGCATCGATTGTGTGGATGTGTATTCGTTCCGTGTGACTCTGCTACCCTATATCGAACAGCGGGCTTTGTATGATGTGATCACGGGTTATTGCAAGCAGGCGTCCGAGACCAACCCGTATGTTTGGAACACGGGCAATGGCAATTGCAACATTCCGCTACCGTGGGCCCCGGACGACATGTACGATGGGCGTCCTAATCCGTTTGAGACCTATATTGCGACCTACGTCTGCCCATCGGATTCGAATGCGAATACGTCTCAGCGCACCAACGTCTTGGGGTGTGGTAATTACGTGGGAAACCGTGGCGATGCGCCAGTGGGGGATACATGGCGCGAAACGCGTGGCTTGTTCGGGCCGGGCAACTGGGTTGTGATCGATATGGCCGGCGTGACGGACGGAACCAGTAATACGGTGTTCCTCTCAGAAACCTGTGCAGGGAACGCGGACTCGCTGGCGGGTGATGTGAACATTAAGTCGGGTATCGGGACGAGTGTGAATCCGGTTCGGCAGGCACCAGCCGTATGTTTGACTCTGCGAACCGCCCAAAACACGATTTCCGGTGGTACGTCCTCGGCAAAAGCTCGTCGCTGGGCTGATTCCCGTAACTGGTATGGCGTGTTTTTCACCTGCTTGCCACCCAATACGGTGTCCTGTGGTCCGGAGCGCGAAGCACTCATTACGGCCTCAAGTTATCATCCGGGCGGGGTGAATGTGGCGTTCGTCGATGGTTCAGTTCGCTTCATCAGCGAGACGATTGACGCTGGAGACCCAACAAAAACGCTGCCCGCGCCAAATCCCAATGAACCACACCAATACACGGGTCCTTCGATCTACGGTGTATGGGGTGCCCTTGGCACACGTGCTGCCAACGACACAGCGTCGCTCTGACGTAATCTTTTGCGCGGTTAGGGTCAAAGGTTTCCGTCGATTCTAACAAAGTCGATTTTCGAAAGCAGGATGATATCTATGAACATGAGACAGGTTCAGCTTGCGGGCTTTCTTTCGTCTGTATTGTTGTTTTCGGTTTGGATCTCTGGGTGTGGTCAAAGTGGACCGAAAACTGCTCAGGCGATGGGTGTGGTCACCTACAAGGGCCAACCCGTGGAAGGAGCCAACGTCATGTTTAGCCCGACCACCCAAGGACAGGGAGTGGCCGCCATGGCGGTGACGGATGCCGCCGGGAAGTTCACGCTTCAGACCGCGCAGGGGAAACCTGGTGCTGTCCCCGGTGAATATGTGGTTATGATCACCAAGACGGAAATGGTACCCACAGGAGAGAAAGTCCCTAAACCGGAAGGTGGCATGGAAGACGTCATGACGACGAAACATCTTCTCCCCGAAAAGTACAGGTTTCCGTCCTCGACACCATTGAAAGTCAAAATCGAAGAGGGCAAAGTCAACGAGTTTCAATTCAATCTCGAAGACTGACCGCTCTCTCGATCGAGTTCATGCGCGGAGCCGCCTGAGACGCTCAATCGTTTCAGGCGGTTTTTCTGTTTGACTCGATACTGCACTCACACGTGGCGGTGAAGAGATCCGTTTGCGTTGCGAACGCTCTTGGCGACGGAATGCCAACAAATTGAAACTGGACAAACTAATAAGACTCACAGAGAAAGGATCAAGTTATTCCTTGAGGCAGCTAGGCAGGAAGAAGCGGTGTTTCACAGTGAGAATGATGGTAGTGGCAGGTAAACATGGGCTCAGATTGGTGTTTCAGCAGCCACAGTGCTCGCTTCGCGCGTACCACCATCCTCTTGCATGAGCGATTGAGTAGTCGCAGAGTGTCCTAGCTTATAACAAGCTTCTCAGCGTCTACCGGTAGGGGCAATTCATGAATTGCCCCTACCAGGGCCAGTCACAGCACACGGCCGAGTGGCACCGGGCACGACAGGCGTGCCCCTCCGACCTTTTTCCGGAGGGACGTGCTTGTCAGGTCCGCCGTTTGACGTTGGATCATCCATTCGCTTTCGGCGGGGACTGAAGTCCCGCGCCGAAAGCGGGGCTAAAGCCCCGCACTCCATGGAGTGCGGCGATTCATCGCCGCTTTTTCGTGAAGGCTTTAGCCTTCACAACCTTGGCGTCGGTCCGGATGGAACGACGATAACCGGTCGCGGTGGAATTCGACCCTCCAATCCACACAATGGAGGTCCGCACAATTGGAGGGACCCGCTTGTCAGGTCCGTTTTTTTCGAGCGTTGATAATCCATTTCGTTGCGCGGGCACGACAAGCGTGCC
This is a stretch of genomic DNA from Thermogutta terrifontis. It encodes these proteins:
- the tyrS gene encoding tyrosine--tRNA ligase, which produces MLAGNVYEELRWRGLIHQCTDEETLPKLLAERPRTVYAGFDPTADSLHVGHLMAIMVLRRFQQAGHRPIALVGGATGMIGDPSGKSEERKLLALDELRHNVEAVAQQLRRFLDFDRQPNGALLLNNYDWMSRFSFLDFLREVGKHVPVNVMLTKDSVKARLERSDSGLSYTEFSYMLLQAYDFVYLYQNYGCEIQVGGSDQWGNITAGIDLARRLLGVQLYGLTCPLLTKSDGTKMGKTESGALWLDPRKTSPYQFYQYWINLEDDVVEKCLKYFTDLPREEIEAVVGEHLAQPEKRLGQRRLAQELTRLVHGEEGLAAAERATAILFGGEIDRLTDRELGEIFHDVPSHAVSRERLNGEGLPLVEALCLAGLAKSKSEARRIIQQGGAYVNNRRVLDPDARLTPSDLASETTIVLRTGKKHYGLLRFEG
- a CDS encoding DUF6798 domain-containing protein, producing MVLERFSLTSACPSLRVLPVRIGEWLVVLVAFAWQGAWPVPDVNEPYYLGKAVHFWNPQWCPRDDFFATGDAHAVFYFTFGWLSLFLPLPVLAWTGRVLTWALLAAGWCFLGRCLGLRGWSLVLGAILFAAFQERMAMAGEWVIGGVEAKGFAYAVVLFGLGMLAAGQWKASLILMGLATAFHVLVGGWSLVALFVAWLMNGRQPHWKMLLPAVLIAGVLALPGVVPSLALTWNVPPEILREAHRIYTFERLAHHLVPGCFRPEDATRFLILTGLFLGASHGWRGTEAWQRIHRFVLGSLVIALCGWMLAWSVTIWPEFAAAVLRYYWFRLSDVAVPLGAALWIGMVASNRIAVPGPSRAALVTLGTVGCVFHLSSYVPVRTQATLPRTEWTDVMWSTWQSGQTALWWSIWQEDPIARREFRQWREVCQWISANTPADARFLTPLTKSTFKWYANRSEVVTWKEIPQDAGSIVAWWAKLKDIYLINDPIRGEWWARNATDLGEARLSDLAQKYQFEYILTQRTPPLNFEPVFCRPDNDYVIYRVGPTKTE
- a CDS encoding NTP transferase domain-containing protein — its product is MVSETCWSHSDVVLILCAGDGVRWNNYLGVPKQLAPLGGVPVLQRSTQLVQELTECVPVVVTAGERLAQPATRLFCPARRRWIVETLAATANLWGRSTIVLLGDVFYSREAMRGIFECSGDLIFFGRTGASFLSGKRYGEIFALKFTSSAAPFVLQGLERVIQKAERGGRGKLWELLEDLRTAGRTAVAFQHVEDETDDFDCPEDYRRMVWLYRGFGSQSKAVRTMARIVGLLLFGPHAIWHRWKQWRTDRRRAGENPDLVPRPRPVRLAGYHHPGAFLSAPQYAPLAHE
- a CDS encoding DUF1559 domain-containing protein, with the translated sequence MRHRAFTLVELLVVIAIIGILIALLLPAVQAAREAARRSQCTNNLKQITLAAHNFHDVYKRLPCGTNDPLWVKGFTRYGTTTRIDCVDVYSFRVTLLPYIEQRALYDVITGYCKQASETNPYVWNTGNGNCNIPLPWAPDDMYDGRPNPFETYIATYVCPSDSNANTSQRTNVLGCGNYVGNRGDAPVGDTWRETRGLFGPGNWVVIDMAGVTDGTSNTVFLSETCAGNADSLAGDVNIKSGIGTSVNPVRQAPAVCLTLRTAQNTISGGTSSAKARRWADSRNWYGVFFTCLPPNTVSCGPEREALITASSYHPGGVNVAFVDGSVRFISETIDAGDPTKTLPAPNPNEPHQYTGPSIYGVWGALGTRAANDTASL
- a CDS encoding carboxypeptidase-like regulatory domain-containing protein; protein product: MNMRQVQLAGFLSSVLLFSVWISGCGQSGPKTAQAMGVVTYKGQPVEGANVMFSPTTQGQGVAAMAVTDAAGKFTLQTAQGKPGAVPGEYVVMITKTEMVPTGEKVPKPEGGMEDVMTTKHLLPEKYRFPSSTPLKVKIEEGKVNEFQFNLED